One segment of Armatimonadota bacterium DNA contains the following:
- a CDS encoding FAD:protein FMN transferase, with product MSTRLFAGNFRAMGCSFRVCVATDSPRAARRTVALARARVEQWEAVLSRFREESALCSLNRSSGSPMRVHPVLWQALRWALWAAQATGGLYDPTVLDRLEAAGYRAGFEWAPDVHALPEPGPTGFGRWRLVRIHRLRPVVALPPGSRVGWARRSSRSAWPRR from the coding sequence GTGAGCACAAGGCTATTCGCAGGGAACTTCCGCGCCATGGGCTGCAGTTTCCGCGTGTGCGTGGCCACGGACAGCCCTCGAGCCGCCCGCCGGACGGTGGCCCTGGCGCGGGCCCGGGTGGAGCAGTGGGAGGCGGTGCTGAGCCGATTCCGGGAAGAGAGCGCGCTGTGCTCGCTCAACCGGTCCTCGGGAAGTCCGATGCGGGTCCACCCGGTGCTGTGGCAGGCGCTGCGGTGGGCCCTGTGGGCGGCTCAAGCGACCGGCGGGCTGTATGATCCCACGGTGCTGGATCGGCTGGAGGCCGCGGGCTACCGGGCGGGGTTCGAGTGGGCACCCGATGTGCATGCCCTGCCGGAGCCTGGTCCCACCGGTTTCGGGCGCTGGCGCCTGGTGCGGATACACCGCCTCCGGCCCGTGGTGGCGCTGCCGCCCGGGAGCCGGGTGGGGTGGGCAAGGCGTTCATCGCGGAGCGCTTGGCCGCGGAGATGA
- a CDS encoding HAMP domain-containing histidine kinase yields the protein MVAQQQAFAARAAHELRSPLASLRLRLEVLQGELVPDPAARRSLDDALRVLDRLQRLADHLLALWAVQEVGAPHRRSVDLAPVLYELVDEMAPLAADAGLRLEVDVPPHLPEVFADPEQIRLVVRNLLDNAVKHTPEGGHVTVRAAAQDAWVELVVADTGVGIAPEYLPKVFDRFYRVPTRVRGSEGSGLGLALVREVVEAHGGRVDVRSAPGLGTEFRVRLPREVVRSGEVLP from the coding sequence ATGGTGGCACAGCAACAGGCGTTCGCGGCGCGCGCGGCGCACGAGTTGCGCTCCCCCTTGGCAAGCCTCCGCCTGCGACTAGAGGTCCTACAGGGCGAGCTCGTGCCCGACCCGGCCGCAAGGAGGTCCCTAGACGACGCCCTGCGGGTCCTGGACCGGCTCCAGAGGCTCGCGGATCACCTCCTGGCCCTCTGGGCGGTCCAGGAGGTGGGTGCCCCGCACCGGCGGTCGGTGGACCTGGCACCGGTGCTGTACGAGCTGGTGGACGAGATGGCACCGCTCGCTGCGGACGCGGGGCTGCGGCTGGAGGTGGACGTCCCTCCGCACCTTCCGGAGGTTTTTGCAGATCCGGAGCAGATCCGCCTGGTGGTGCGCAACCTCTTGGACAACGCCGTCAAGCATACCCCGGAGGGAGGGCACGTGACGGTGCGCGCGGCGGCCCAGGACGCGTGGGTGGAGCTCGTGGTGGCGGATACCGGCGTGGGGATCGCTCCCGAGTACCTGCCGAAGGTGTTCGACCGCTTCTATCGGGTTCCTACACGGGTCCGCGGATCTGAAGGGAGCGGACTGGGATTGGCCCTGGTCCGGGAGGTGGTGGAGGCGCACGGGGGACGGGTGGACGTCCGCAGCGCTCCCGGGCTCGGGACAGAGTTCCGGGTACGCCTGCCGCGGGAGGTGGTGCGGAGCGGTGAAGTCCTCCCCTGA
- the rlmD gene encoding 23S rRNA (uracil(1939)-C(5))-methyltransferase RlmD, with protein sequence MAGSRKGQELDLRIDRLSYGGRGVGRVDGYVVFVPYTAPGDLVRARITRTKRDFAEAELVAVLEPGPDRTPPPCPYFGPCGGCTWQHLDYPAQLRIKEQIVRESLERLGGLRDLPLRPILPAPEPYHYRNKMEFAFHPEAILGLHLRGRFDQVLGIERCLLPSPVVSEILQAVRAFVVEHRIPCYDNRTRTGLLRHLVVREGRRTGEILLGIVTAPGEFPEGKALAEVLAARFPQIRGVVWVQSRSLSDAVRVDALEVLWGRDFIEEELCGFRFRIRLETFFQTNTEAAEQLVQVALDLLDLRGDETVVDLYCGVGTFTLPLAAHARATYGIEVVPEAVEAARENARRAGIANAEFLAGDVRLALPELIGRIGPPDVLVLDPPRAGAGRRVMRKIGRSGARRVLYVSCNPTTLAPDLRELLPFGYGIHTVQPVDLFPQTYHVETVTLLERI encoded by the coding sequence ATGGCAGGTTCCCGGAAGGGGCAGGAGCTGGATCTGCGCATCGACCGGCTCTCCTACGGGGGTCGGGGGGTAGGCCGGGTGGACGGATACGTGGTGTTCGTGCCCTATACGGCTCCAGGGGACCTGGTGCGGGCCCGCATCACCCGGACCAAGCGCGACTTCGCGGAGGCGGAGCTCGTGGCGGTGCTCGAACCAGGGCCGGATCGGACGCCGCCGCCCTGTCCCTACTTCGGACCCTGCGGGGGATGCACCTGGCAGCACTTGGATTACCCCGCGCAACTGCGGATCAAGGAACAGATCGTCCGGGAAAGCCTCGAACGCCTGGGCGGCCTGCGCGACCTCCCCCTCCGTCCCATCCTTCCCGCCCCGGAGCCCTACCACTACCGGAACAAGATGGAGTTCGCCTTCCACCCGGAGGCTATCCTGGGCCTCCACCTGCGGGGTCGGTTCGACCAAGTGCTGGGAATCGAGCGGTGTCTGTTGCCTTCACCGGTGGTGAGCGAGATCCTGCAAGCGGTGCGGGCCTTCGTGGTCGAGCACCGCATCCCCTGCTACGACAACCGCACTCGAACGGGGCTCTTGCGCCACCTGGTGGTGCGGGAGGGACGGCGGACCGGGGAGATCCTTCTGGGCATCGTTACCGCACCCGGGGAGTTCCCGGAAGGGAAGGCCCTCGCGGAGGTCCTGGCCGCGCGGTTCCCCCAGATTCGGGGGGTCGTGTGGGTACAGTCCAGATCCCTCTCCGATGCGGTGCGGGTGGATGCCCTGGAGGTACTGTGGGGCCGCGACTTCATCGAGGAGGAGCTCTGCGGCTTCCGATTCCGCATCCGGCTGGAGACCTTCTTCCAGACCAACACCGAGGCCGCCGAGCAACTGGTACAGGTTGCCCTAGACCTCCTGGACCTGCGGGGAGACGAGACCGTGGTGGACCTGTACTGCGGGGTAGGTACCTTTACCCTGCCGCTTGCCGCCCACGCCCGGGCCACATACGGCATCGAGGTAGTGCCGGAGGCGGTGGAGGCGGCCCGGGAGAACGCCCGACGGGCGGGGATCGCCAACGCGGAGTTCCTCGCCGGGGACGTGCGCCTGGCGCTGCCGGAGCTCATCGGACGCATCGGCCCACCAGACGTCCTGGTGCTAGACCCGCCCCGGGCCGGAGCGGGCCGAAGGGTCATGCGGAAGATCGGCCGATCGGGAGCCCGCCGTGTCCTCTACGTCTCCTGCAACCCCACCACCCTCGCTCCGGACCTCAGGGAACTGTTGCCCTTCGGCTACGGGATCCACACCGTGCAGCCTGTGGATCTCTTCCCCCAGACGTACCACGTGGAGACGGTCACGCTGCTGGAGCGGATCTGA
- a CDS encoding sigma-70 family RNA polymerase sigma factor, translating into MGDQKELEAYQLFRRALVFRDEDAWRTLYARYQALVASWVRRHSAFSHAGEPVEWLVNRAFEKMFLAVDEEKFRRFPDLPSLLRYLQMCTHSAVVDAIRRREQAFLVEDPKGNAAADPEAEAVARMGIQELWETLRSVVADERERVVLYESFVHGIPPRELVRRRGDLFASVEEVYNVRRTLLSRLRRHPRLQAFRGSC; encoded by the coding sequence ATGGGCGACCAGAAGGAGCTTGAGGCATACCAGCTCTTTCGGCGCGCCCTCGTGTTCCGGGACGAGGACGCGTGGCGGACCCTCTACGCCCGGTACCAGGCCCTAGTGGCCAGCTGGGTACGCCGGCACAGCGCGTTTTCACACGCGGGGGAGCCGGTGGAGTGGCTGGTGAATCGGGCCTTCGAGAAGATGTTCCTGGCCGTGGACGAGGAGAAGTTCCGGCGGTTCCCGGACCTCCCCAGTTTGCTGCGCTACCTGCAGATGTGCACGCACAGTGCGGTGGTGGACGCCATCCGAAGACGAGAGCAAGCCTTTCTGGTGGAGGATCCGAAGGGCAACGCGGCCGCGGATCCCGAGGCGGAGGCCGTGGCGCGGATGGGGATCCAGGAGCTGTGGGAGACCCTCCGCTCCGTGGTCGCGGACGAGCGGGAGCGGGTCGTGCTCTACGAGTCCTTCGTCCACGGGATCCCCCCGCGGGAGCTGGTGCGCCGCAGGGGCGACCTGTTCGCATCCGTGGAGGAGGTCTACAACGTCAGGCGTACCCTCCTCAGCCGGCTACGCCGTCACCCCAGGCTCCAGGCCTTCCGGGGTTCCTGCTAA
- a CDS encoding lytic transglycosylase domain-containing protein, protein MQAAQEVGVDPLLLLAVMREESRFDPQAVSHAGAVGLLQLLPATARELDATVDFRDLLSPAVNLRLGARYLAEQLQRFKDLRLALAAYNAGPGAARAFAAGGIRDPDEFVERIPYAETRTYLRRVLQSYGIYRWLYR, encoded by the coding sequence GTGCAGGCCGCTCAGGAAGTCGGCGTGGACCCCCTCCTGCTGCTGGCGGTGATGCGGGAGGAGAGTCGATTCGATCCCCAGGCGGTTTCCCATGCGGGCGCGGTGGGTCTCCTGCAGCTCCTGCCCGCCACCGCCCGCGAACTGGACGCAACCGTGGACTTCCGGGATCTCCTGAGTCCAGCGGTGAACCTGCGCCTGGGCGCCCGGTATCTGGCGGAGCAGCTGCAGCGGTTCAAAGACCTGCGGCTGGCCCTAGCCGCCTATAACGCGGGTCCCGGCGCGGCTCGGGCGTTCGCCGCGGGAGGAATTCGGGATCCAGACGAGTTCGTGGAGCGTATCCCCTACGCGGAGACCCGCACCTATCTGCGCCGCGTGCTCCAGAGCTATGGGATCTACCGCTGGCTGTACCGCTAA
- a CDS encoding HAMP domain-containing protein has product MWSGYQLRRSAEERAYHELVAKALIVAAVLREPLEHGWLLPAAVESYARRAGARVVVLDRHLRVLVSSEPVPPGFPRDLRQGWDTEDSGRRLYATVPVLDEGGRAHGAVELSVPGTAVLGPVRALWAALAGVGVVVLGTVAAASSVLAMWITRPLRALTEAADALAAGRLSQRVRVEGAEEIRRLAAAFNRMAE; this is encoded by the coding sequence GTGTGGTCTGGCTACCAGCTGCGGCGCAGTGCCGAGGAGCGAGCCTACCACGAGCTGGTGGCCAAGGCGCTCATTGTCGCCGCGGTCCTCCGGGAGCCGTTGGAGCACGGCTGGCTACTCCCCGCGGCAGTAGAGAGTTACGCCCGCAGGGCCGGTGCACGGGTGGTGGTGCTGGATCGCCACCTGCGGGTGCTGGTTTCCTCCGAGCCGGTCCCACCCGGGTTTCCCAGAGACCTGCGGCAGGGTTGGGACACGGAGGACTCCGGCCGACGGCTGTACGCCACGGTGCCGGTCCTGGACGAGGGTGGCCGCGCCCACGGGGCCGTGGAGCTCTCCGTACCTGGGACAGCGGTGCTGGGACCAGTGCGGGCCCTGTGGGCGGCCCTGGCCGGCGTGGGCGTGGTCGTGCTCGGGACGGTGGCGGCAGCCAGCAGCGTGCTGGCCATGTGGATCACCCGGCCCCTGCGGGCCCTTACGGAGGCGGCGGACGCTCTCGCGGCAGGCCGGCTGTCGCAGCGGGTTCGCGTGGAGGGGGCCGAGGAGATCCGCCGGCTGGCTGCTGCCTTCAACCGGATGGCGGAGTAG
- a CDS encoding FAD:protein FMN transferase, with protein METPWGVRGSFGCDKVLCLHLGPTCGGGAWAHHIVDPRTGLPACTDVASATVLARHAVEANANALAVVVLGTGAAKAYLARRPHLRVAIAREDGELWLHGMVLHQAAEVVGEEVR; from the coding sequence GTGGAGACGCCGTGGGGGGTGCGGGGGTCCTTTGGCTGCGACAAGGTGCTGTGTCTACATCTGGGACCGACGTGCGGCGGTGGCGCGTGGGCGCACCACATCGTGGACCCGCGCACCGGCCTGCCCGCGTGCACGGACGTGGCGAGCGCCACGGTGCTCGCCCGCCACGCGGTGGAGGCCAACGCCAACGCCCTGGCGGTGGTGGTGCTGGGCACCGGAGCGGCCAAGGCGTATCTGGCCCGGCGTCCCCACCTCCGGGTGGCCATCGCCCGGGAGGACGGAGAACTGTGGCTGCACGGCATGGTCCTGCACCAGGCGGCCGAGGTGGTGGGGGAGGAGGTGCGCTGA
- a CDS encoding metallophosphoesterase, with amino-acid sequence MRIYALADIHGKPERIRLVERTAEQLRPQVVVIAGDLTHAGRGREALQLLSTLPALVVAIPGNMDPADVEEAIPHHPGRRVIVQEGVRFGGLQGEACDILVSHEPPYGILDRAWTGQHIGSRAVRELVEQLQPRVVVCGHVHECPGVARLDRTVVVNCTMGNDRYLGALITWQEPEPLVELLPR; translated from the coding sequence ATGCGGATCTACGCCCTCGCGGACATCCACGGGAAGCCCGAGCGCATCCGGCTTGTGGAGCGCACCGCAGAACAGCTCCGGCCGCAGGTGGTGGTCATCGCGGGCGACCTCACCCACGCGGGCCGGGGGCGGGAAGCGCTCCAGTTGCTCTCTACTCTTCCGGCCCTGGTCGTCGCCATCCCCGGCAACATGGACCCCGCGGACGTGGAGGAGGCGATCCCCCACCATCCCGGACGGCGGGTCATCGTTCAGGAGGGCGTGCGGTTTGGAGGCCTGCAGGGGGAGGCATGTGACATCCTGGTCTCCCACGAGCCGCCCTACGGCATCCTAGACCGGGCCTGGACCGGTCAGCACATCGGCTCCCGCGCGGTACGGGAGCTTGTGGAGCAGCTGCAGCCCCGGGTGGTGGTGTGCGGCCACGTGCATGAGTGTCCCGGGGTCGCACGGCTCGACAGGACCGTGGTGGTCAACTGCACCATGGGCAACGACCGCTACCTGGGCGCCCTCATCACCTGGCAGGAACCCGAGCCCCTGGTGGAACTGCTGCCCCGCTGA
- the secE gene encoding preprotein translocase subunit SecE, whose translation MARVTDLAKRSVKAIRPAGKAPARREPTLPERTSRYLREVRAELNRVTWPSRQELLASTLVVLVVVTLTALYLGAWDALFTWFFQHVLVR comes from the coding sequence ATGGCCCGCGTGACCGATCTCGCAAAGCGATCCGTAAAGGCGATCCGGCCGGCGGGGAAGGCTCCCGCGCGCCGGGAGCCCACCCTGCCGGAGCGTACCTCCCGCTACCTCCGGGAGGTGCGGGCGGAGTTGAACCGGGTCACGTGGCCCAGCCGTCAGGAGCTCCTGGCGAGCACCCTCGTGGTGCTGGTGGTCGTTACCCTGACGGCCCTGTACCTGGGGGCGTGGGACGCTCTCTTCACGTGGTTCTTCCAGCACGTGCTCGTCCGCTGA
- a CDS encoding NAD-dependent epimerase/dehydratase family protein, giving the protein MKVLVTGGAGFVGSHVVERLLRAGHEVVVVDDLRTGRRENLPAGVRLYQLDILDDRVAEVFERERPHAVSHHAAQASVAVSVRNPELDARVNVVGTLKLLQCCARTGVRHFVFASTGGAIYGETTAIPCSEDHPPQPISPYGVHKLCAEHHLHAWRALHGLACTALRYANVYGPRQDPEGEAGVVAIFTAAMLAGKRPVIFGDGLHTRDYVYVEDVAEANLQVIEQRVEGVYNIGTGIETSTRDLFELLRELVGYPGEPVYGPPRAGDVRRIALDCRRAEQAFGWQPRTSLREGLARTVAWFRSRFRYRP; this is encoded by the coding sequence ATGAAGGTCCTGGTGACGGGGGGGGCGGGGTTCGTCGGGTCCCACGTGGTGGAACGCCTCCTACGGGCCGGACACGAGGTGGTGGTGGTGGACGACCTGCGGACGGGACGCAGGGAAAACCTCCCCGCGGGCGTGCGCCTGTACCAGCTCGACATCCTGGATGACCGCGTGGCGGAGGTGTTCGAGCGGGAGCGGCCTCACGCGGTCAGCCATCACGCGGCCCAGGCCTCCGTGGCGGTCTCCGTGCGGAATCCTGAGCTGGATGCCCGGGTGAACGTGGTGGGGACCCTGAAACTCCTCCAGTGTTGTGCGCGAACAGGAGTTCGCCATTTCGTCTTCGCCAGCACCGGTGGTGCCATTTACGGGGAGACCACGGCGATTCCCTGCTCCGAGGACCACCCACCTCAGCCCATCAGCCCCTACGGGGTACACAAGCTCTGCGCGGAGCACCACCTCCACGCCTGGAGGGCCCTGCATGGTCTGGCCTGCACCGCACTTCGCTACGCCAACGTGTACGGTCCTCGTCAGGATCCCGAGGGGGAGGCGGGGGTGGTGGCCATCTTTACGGCCGCCATGCTGGCGGGAAAGCGGCCCGTGATCTTCGGAGACGGACTGCATACCCGCGACTACGTGTACGTGGAAGACGTGGCGGAGGCGAACCTGCAGGTCATCGAGCAGAGGGTGGAGGGGGTTTACAATATTGGAACCGGGATCGAGACCTCCACCCGCGACCTCTTCGAGCTCCTCCGGGAGCTGGTGGGTTACCCGGGCGAACCCGTCTACGGTCCTCCCCGGGCGGGGGATGTGCGACGGATTGCCCTGGACTGCCGGCGGGCCGAACAGGCCTTCGGGTGGCAGCCCCGCACCTCGCTCCGGGAAGGGCTAGCGCGCACCGTGGCCTGGTTCCGATCCCGGTTCCGGTACCGACCATGA
- the nusG gene encoding transcription termination/antitermination protein NusG translates to MTEQEKREEAQGRSGEAPPKDPRRRWYVIHTYSGYENKVKANLERRIASMNMQDKIFQVIVPTTDEIEIKEGKRRITQRRIYPGYVLVEMIMDDDSWYVVRNTPGVTGFVGAGARPVPLDEEEVQTILGQMRGEVPRLRITYQKGDTVRITSGPFQEFTGVVEEILPEREKVRVRVSIFGRETPVELDFTQVEKV, encoded by the coding sequence ATGACGGAGCAGGAGAAGAGGGAGGAAGCGCAGGGGCGATCGGGGGAGGCCCCGCCGAAGGACCCGCGGCGGCGCTGGTACGTGATCCATACGTACTCCGGATACGAGAACAAGGTGAAGGCAAACCTGGAGCGTCGGATCGCCTCCATGAACATGCAGGACAAAATCTTTCAGGTGATCGTGCCCACCACGGACGAGATCGAGATCAAAGAGGGGAAACGCCGGATCACCCAGCGGCGCATCTACCCCGGCTACGTCCTGGTGGAGATGATCATGGATGATGATTCCTGGTACGTGGTCCGGAACACCCCGGGGGTCACGGGGTTCGTGGGAGCCGGGGCGCGCCCAGTGCCCCTCGACGAGGAGGAGGTACAGACCATCCTCGGACAGATGCGGGGGGAGGTCCCTCGTCTGCGGATTACGTACCAGAAGGGGGACACGGTGCGCATCACCTCCGGCCCCTTTCAGGAGTTCACGGGTGTCGTGGAGGAGATCCTTCCTGAACGGGAGAAGGTCCGGGTGCGGGTCTCCATCTTCGGACGGGAGACTCCCGTGGAGCTGGACTTTACACAGGTGGAGAAGGTGTAG
- a CDS encoding ferric reductase-like transmembrane domain-containing protein: protein MGRDRVLLLLVGVELGGAAGGIWAAVEAPAWVAALRGPEAKAFWYASRSTGWVSYGLLWVTTSLGLLLSGRTVQGRAAGDPAELHQFTAGLALAFVALHGLVLLGDRYLHPDLLVVLAPFGFPGRRPWVGLGQLAAYALAAVYATSWARRRIGYRLWRSVHYAAFGAYGLATLHLLGAGTGVGPTTGTLVLASAAAICAMLGLRAWEGLGKQIVRREVTKP from the coding sequence ATGGGGCGGGACAGGGTGTTGCTCTTGCTGGTGGGAGTGGAGCTGGGCGGCGCTGCGGGAGGAATCTGGGCTGCGGTCGAGGCACCCGCGTGGGTGGCTGCCCTCCGTGGCCCGGAGGCGAAGGCGTTCTGGTACGCGAGCCGCAGCACAGGGTGGGTGAGCTACGGACTGCTCTGGGTTACCACCTCCCTGGGCCTGTTGCTGTCCGGAAGGACGGTACAGGGGAGGGCTGCCGGGGACCCCGCGGAGCTGCACCAGTTCACCGCAGGGCTTGCCCTGGCTTTCGTGGCCCTCCACGGGTTGGTCCTGCTCGGGGACCGGTACCTCCATCCGGACCTCCTGGTGGTCCTTGCACCCTTTGGCTTTCCCGGACGGAGGCCCTGGGTGGGGCTGGGGCAGCTGGCGGCCTACGCGCTGGCCGCGGTGTATGCCACGAGTTGGGCCCGTCGCCGCATCGGCTACCGGTTGTGGCGGAGCGTGCACTATGCTGCTTTTGGAGCGTACGGCCTAGCCACCCTCCATCTCCTGGGCGCGGGGACTGGCGTGGGCCCGACCACGGGCACACTCGTCCTGGCGTCCGCCGCCGCGATCTGCGCCATGCTGGGCCTGCGCGCGTGGGAGGGATTGGGAAAGCAGATTGTCCGCCGGGAGGTGACCAAACCGTGA